From the Marinomonas sp. THO17 genome, one window contains:
- a CDS encoding EAL domain-containing protein gives MMLSQRQLLELIEAQRFGAEFQPIVALDSKEVYAYEALSRFKDAHGNLIPPDYVYAALHDNPLLLLQVELAQKRIQLSGLSNQHRIFVNLDQDAFYACGKKLADNPFIDLIQAQDKGRVVVELIENSAMSDAMMSLSMIEVFNQLGVRTALDDLCNPKSMLSVAVLQLVEWVKLDKCVLEQRLDANFMVFVEKIIDFAKVTGKKVVLEGVETESDVAFAHQIGVDYIQGFYFKEQFVQFWGS, from the coding sequence ATGATGTTGTCACAACGACAGTTATTGGAATTAATAGAAGCACAACGATTTGGAGCGGAATTTCAGCCAATTGTGGCTCTCGATTCAAAGGAGGTGTACGCCTATGAAGCCCTGTCACGTTTTAAAGATGCTCATGGTAACTTGATACCACCAGATTATGTGTATGCCGCGCTGCATGATAATCCATTATTGCTTTTACAAGTGGAGTTGGCCCAAAAGCGTATTCAGTTGAGCGGTTTATCTAATCAACACAGGATCTTTGTGAATCTCGATCAGGACGCTTTTTATGCTTGTGGTAAAAAGCTTGCTGATAATCCCTTTATCGATTTGATACAAGCGCAAGATAAAGGCCGAGTGGTGGTGGAATTGATTGAAAACTCAGCAATGAGTGATGCCATGATGAGTTTGTCCATGATTGAAGTTTTTAATCAGCTTGGGGTGAGGACAGCGTTGGATGACCTGTGTAATCCAAAATCCATGTTGTCAGTGGCGGTTTTACAGCTGGTAGAGTGGGTTAAATTAGATAAATGTGTGCTAGAACAAAGATTAGATGCTAATTTTATGGTGTTCGTTGAAAAAATTATCGATTTTGCCAAGGTGACAGGCAAAAAAGTGGTGTTGGAAGGTGTGGAAACAGAATCGGATGTTGCCTTTGCTCATCAAATCGGTGTGGATTACATTCAGGGCTTTTATTTTAAAGAGCAATTTGTTCAGTTTTGGGGGAGTTAA